The DNA window TAAGTTCGCAAATATGAAACTTATAACTTTATTCTGTCATAAAACATATACTAGTAAACACATTTGATATACCATTCATACAACatctattcatttaacattttatCTTTCCATTTCAAGTGTTCATTTCAAATGTCCATTTTTTACATAtctatccatataaacatttcgTACAATCACTTCAtatatctattttcatataatcaattcatataatcatttcatatactcatttaTATAACTATTTTGTATACCCATCTCATATTACAATTTCGTAGaatcatttcatataaccattttgaGTAACCATTTCATTTTACACATTTAACATGTATTCATTTTGTATATCACATTTTGTTTCAATATTTCATATCAAATTCTCCATTAATTGTTTCATTCCATATAGTTGTTTCGTTTTACACATTTAACACCTgatgaaccaaatgaaataacgTCGGATACGCAAGAACAATGCTTACACAAAGTGTGACTGTAACTgtaaatgctcacacgagctataaaATGGGCCTATGCACACGAgatgtggagaatccgcaacaaatgtaggacatcatgtaacagcctgatttttcagtggtatcggaaatagtggttcgaggccaccaaatttggcaagtaaaatcataaatattattatttaatatttaagagtcaaatatgattttaaaaaggtttttgaattggtaatttatgttttaaaatgatttattaggttcgagtggtaagatactaggtcaagtggttttaaaaagtgaggtattgggacctcgtttctataaactgagctgtaaatatttttataaatatgtaaGGAGTGTCATTAAGATGacattaaagtttcgttgaaaaattttaacgtttcgatagttaattaattaaaaaggactaaattagaaaaggtgtaaaacttgctaattataatatttaaatgaataaatgacttgattaataaatgaggaaggacttaagtaataaataaacctaaattaaaatataaggcggcataataaggtaaaataattaaataaagccattgaatggcaaaatggtaatttgcttgaaattaaaataaaaccaattgaatttgaaagttatttttaTGCATTCTTCTTCTTGTTTCCGCCTAAACCGCCATGAGAGAAATTTTTAAGCTGGTTCTTCAATTTTTGCTTAATGTGAGTTTAATTTttacccgtttcttgtaatttttatatttttgagattgttacaattaaGTTCAATTAAACCAtacctttgtttttgattttatgaaaaattttggaagtttcgattgataaatattagatttttttgatgaataacATAGATTTAGAGTTTtgattttgttgtatgatgattttattaagtgattttgttaaatattgattttaggattaaattgtgaaaaagttaaaatattagggtttaatagtgaatttttggtttattaagGGCTGTATGAAggcctagaatatttggatagattattgattgagaaaattagttaatttgatagattaactaattaagggattaaattgtaaaaattgtaaaatttttggggtaattgtgtaaattttaaaaaaacaaaagggtattaattgtaaaatgaattgaaaatgaaatatatgctaataaatgaatacttttatattttagatcaagatcccgtaaatactcgtgaaaaaggaaaaatagtaaATAGTCCCTCAACTTCTACAATTACTACAATtcaatccaggtaagttcgtacgattaaaatttaatatttgtataaattcgatgaatggtattatgcatttattctattgttggaaatgaattattattggaattataatattgaattggatattTGGTTTGAATGGAACTCGAGATTTGAGTACAATCGTAATTTGGCGTAtgatggtattggagggagatatcaGCATTTTACCCAGGTAAAAtaaggttcagcatttgttgcgaactctcgtgttttactttctgtttggcaGAATTGGGTGaattagctcttacgagcttctgttcagctcttatAAGCTTCTGTTTAGCTTTCAAGCTTCTGTTGGCATATTCAGATGGACAGTTCTTATGAGCTTTTGTtaacgatgtactcttatccataAGTCATTCTTTGAATGGAAAAAAATTCGGTAAggtgatttatttaatgaatttgaaagacatgttatttattttgtattgatttgaatacGAATGTATTTGTCAATTGAAGTTGTGAATGACAGGAAGTTgacatgaataattttatttatttgacttgttaTAGTAGGTTCGATAAGATTCTTATTTAACCCGTCGAACTTATTAAGCTTATTTGTATTGTTTAATATCTTTGTAGATTTTCAgaaggttggacgatcggatCAACACTCAAGTCACATTATCCAGCTtatctcggtagtttttgaaacatttaatatagtttatatggcatgtataggctttcgTACGGACTTAGTCAAAGTTTagcttatgaaaatattatgaataatattttgtttatataaccaACTCAcatattggtatgaaattaagGCATGATTGTGATGTTAgtataagtgatatatgtatgtatgtatgtaattgaGTTATAGTGAACTTTGGTAACTTGGTTAGATAAACTAATTAGGTAAGGTTGGATACTTGATTGGCATTTTtctaagttgtcatttgaggtgcctaagggttTATTAGTTGTATGTGGTAATAATatatgtttaagacttgattttagcttgtgttgCATGACTTGTTATGGCTTGTGGATGTACAATTTGTTGAGGCTAGGTTGGtgtcaatttgggtgagaaacgTGGCCtagaaaatggtttattttcatccacacgagtaggtacacgggtgtgtgtctcagccatgtgtgacatatggtcaagtgacacgaccgtgtgtcccctgtatcatCTTAAGAATGCAAGTcaatatgctcacacggcctagcacacgggtgtgtgacccaagtcagagagttacacgggtatggacacgggctggacacgaccatgtgtccctatttctaattctcacacggcctgagacacgtgTGTGTCTtctggccgtgtgagtcacacgacctggccacacgaccgtgtgacccctgcaatgttgaaaattttaaatatttctgaaaaattctctaagtttctgatttagtcccaacttgtttctagtATGTATTTCAGGTCTTgagggctcgtttaagggacaatatatatgattttgattggttttattatgaatattaatatgTAATGAAACatttgaaatttctgtctgaTTGATccgtaaacttcggtaatgctctgtaaccctgttttggcgacggatacgggattggggtgttacacttcagtCATCGGTAAGACatccaagaccagcacccgaactataataaccctaatgacatgtcatttgtatcctaagcattCACGAGGTTCATATGGGTCACTTTTTGTTTCCAAATAAATTAACTTCATTTTTATTGTACCACAACAAGCTCacaaccataaaattttcatttttcaacataatcataatttagccaatatcacaatttagtccaaaatcaccaattgtcatttattattcaatttaaactGTGCCTAACATGAATAATAGTTAACATGTTACCAAAAGTAACAAATAACAAGTTTAAacaatatacgaacttacctaaacaaAAACGTTACGAGTATGATCCGGCGACTATTCTGTTAACTTAGTTGACTCCCAACCAATCACATTACAGAACTCATATTCCACATCTTTTGAGCACACTTGGCGTACCATACCTATGGCAATAACTCGCATATGGCGTGGCCTTAAAGATACTTTAGTCTCTTACAACTTTAACATATACTTAGTAGGCGCATCATGCTCAATCAACATTCTGATGCGTACTCTTTGCTTGTCATACTCTTTCTTCAATTGAAGAATATTACAAGAATAAATCCTTAAATACTTCTATGGGTGGATACTTTATGCGCCAAACATTAGTTCACCAGAAGCTTATAAATTGGAGAACTAACTACCAAAGTGCACCAAAACTGATAaccttcacatctatttgtcttCCTCTCGAATATGCCAAATTTGGGATGTGACGGGTTAAATATAATATGGCATTTAACAGGTTAGATGTTGAGCTAGTTATTTCGAGTAGAGGTCTTTGCTAAGGTGATCTGCTTTctctttatttgtttattatgtgTACTAAAAGGCTCAATTTTCTTCTACAGCAATCGGAAAGTAGAAGGAGCTACATGATATTTCTATTTGTAGAGGGAGTTCGAGTGTCTCACATCTTTTGTTTGCCGATGATAACTTCTTCTTTTCAAGGCTAAGGATGGGAAGTGCCAATTTGTTAAGACTATTCTTTCTACTTATGAGGCGACTTTGGGTcaatctattaattataaaaaatctagAATTCTATTTAGCTCTAACATCGAACTTTTAGATAGACAAATGGTGTGCTCTTCTTTAGGGGTCTGGGCCTATTTGAACCATAGTCATTATTTGGGCCATTTCTTgtgggaaagaaaaagaaataggtGTTCTCCTTTCTTTGGGATCGTTTGAGTAAAAGAATTTATAGCTGGAAGAATAAACTTCTGTCAAAGCTCAAGAATGAGGTGGTTTTAAAAATGATTGCCCAAGCGTTATCAATTTTCTGCACAAGTGTCTTTTTGCTCCCCTTAACTCTTGTGATGCTCTACAAAAGATGGTGAACTCTTTTTGGTGGGGTTTGAACTCTAGCGCTCAAAGGAATATTCTCATATTGGCTTAAGAACTTCCAAATCACCTTTTCCTTGTCATCGTATCCCTTGGCTAACCATGTTTGCTTTTTTCCTTCGAGCATTTGAATTGCTAGAAATGCAGTCATCCTTGATACACCCTTAAGTGGTAGCGATATTCAATCCAGAGCTATCTCTCTCACCGTGGAATTCTTCACTCTTTCCGATGGATCTAGATTATGGTTATCCCTCAACTTTTCAAGTCAAGCAAAATCCCCTTACAAGGTTTGTTCAAAGTCAATTGTTGACAGCTCCTCCCTTGATAATACAAGAGTCACTAACACAAGAGCCATTATACATGATTAGTGGCAATTGGGTTGCTGATGGTCACTTTAACCATGGCCACACCACCAACATTATGGACCAACTCTGGGTTGTTTGGGACCAACCTTTATTCGCTCAGAGAATGAACATTACTCATGTTAttgttaagcttggttgttaTTGATCTtatgaaacaaatgaaaatattttactcGGAGCTCATTCATGATTGCATAACTTTATTGATGAGATTCCCCGGTACATACGTCCAACATACCTTTTGAGAGGGTAAccactagaggtgctcatgggccgggccgggttcgggccgggcccataaaaaaatttcggcccgacccgaaatatgggcctaagattttgcccaggcccggccctgGAAAAAAATATAAGCCCAAGCCCGGCCCggcctatttttattttaaaaattttaaaaaattaaaaaaagtattttaaaaatattttaaaattaaaaattttttaaaaaaagtattttaaaaatattttaaaattaaaaaaattaaaaaaagtatgtaaaaaatattttaaaattaaaaaaataaatatatttattatatcgggccgggccgggcccgggccaaaaatgtggtgcccgaggcccggcccgttttctaaacgggcctcatttttttgcccaagcccatatttcgggcctatatttttacccaaaccctcccatatttcgggcgggtcGTCGGGCCgagccgcccggcccatgagcacctctagtaaCCACTATACTGACACTTCAGGTAGAGCTAAAAATTAATAACGATCTTAGTCGATTATCGAATACTAAGATCTCAAATAACTTCATGTTGTTTCATTTGATATCCCAAAATTTATGCATTCTTAAAGCTCTTCGATTATGGGAAAAAAATACACAGGTATAGAATGGAAGACCAACCTATACGCAAAAAACTTAAGAGACTTAaagtgagtttggatggacggtgcatttacctgcgattagtgtaaaaacagcagtggcggtgagattaaatactgtaacaatactgtaacgtgagacaaaaagtaagctaaacgcactgcaccgcacccaatcgtccATCCAAACTTACCCTTAACCTTAAAAAAAGTAGAACAAATTCGAAATCGAGAACCATAACCACAACGCGTAGCATTATTTTCTCCTTTGTTATCAGTTCCCAACATATCAGAATCCATAATAACTTTGATATGCAGGTACAATaaagaaaacaatttttttatcaaagaaggaaaaaaattacGTAAAAAAGGGTAAAAATCTAAATCGATGAATTTCAAATATCAACTCCCATTTACTCGTCGCCTTAAATGTTTGTTTGCCCAAGCTAAGCATTTAACCTAACAAAAAAATTTACAGCGAAAATGTACAACAAGATATGGTGCgtgtaaatgagaaaatttaatCGTCAAGACCATGGATCTCACCCATCAAAATGCGGTTGCTTGTAACCTTAAAACCAAGCAAGGCAGGATCAATTTGTCttccctttttcccttttttcttgcCACTTCGTCCAGCTTGTGAAGCACCATCAGATGATGGTGGCTCAAAAGCAGAGCCATACACGGGGACCTCTGCCCCATGAAGAGCCGGCTTCTTAAGAATCTCCATGAATGATGCTTCAGACACTGCAGCCTCATTATAAGATGAGGTCCTTCTCATACTCACATCTTTCTTGCCCGATGCCTCTGTTTCTACTGTCCTCTTTGCCTGACTTGTAAGGCTTTTCTGCTTCACAAATGGCACTGTGTTTTGATCGGAAAATACATCCTGGGATGATGAAATCTGTGCAACTTTATCAACCCCTTTCGGCACTCCAGACAGTAACCTATCAATAAGACGAGCATATTTAGATTAGATGGCTTTATAAAAAAGAGTTCGTTGGATGTGCACTCGTGTCAAATGTCAATTATGAGGTGACTCGTCATAGCGGTGCAAATAAAATCCCCCAACCCccccacaaaaaaaaaatcaccaaCATCAACATTAGAGAGAAAAGAGTGTCACCTTTCATTAGGACGGTCTTCTACAGATTTCTCTAATCCAATTTCATTACTGTACAACCTGCCATTCCCACCTGCACCATTtcacttttatgatttaattcatacagaaaaaaaaaactaaaggcCATTTAATAAGATCTTTTTTTCTGAAGATTACCGGTACTAAGTGAACTGTGACGGATATGGGTTCTACTTTGTAGGTCAGCACAGTCCAAAGGCATCTCTACTTGCTCTAAGATATTGTCCTCAGACCCCGACAGAGAACCAGACCTTGAAATCATGCTTTTCAATCCATTTTTCTTCTCCTTCCCCTCCAGTTCGCCCAATTCCTTATCCACAGCAGATTTTGACACTAAGCTAGCATCTGCATAACTACTAGAAGACAGATCTTCAGCGCCCAACAACAATGACTGATCTTCAGCAAATGAACCCGGATTGGATTTATGAGGCATTCGTTCACAGTTAACCACTTGGTTGACACCACCACTGGCTGCAACTCCAAACAAATGATCTTGCAATAAGGCACCTGAATTGGAATTTTGAGGGCCTTCCAGATATGAGTTGTTTACATGAAAATTCGAAGCTTGTGGCTCAGAAACAGGCCAAAAGCTTTCCCTGCCCCTGGAAGATGAAGTAGAATACTGATAATCTCCTTCTGATGACCTTCTCGATTGAATACCAAGTTTTTGGTGAAGAAGGTCCATTAAAGCTTTCTTAGACTTTTCATGAATCCCTCCAGCTGATGCCCAAGTGCTTGAATCAACTTCGGACTCCCTTCTTTGCAAATCTGCTTCAAGATTTAATTGTTGCATCTGTTTTCCAGCCCAACTATTTTCTAGCTGCTCATTTTCCCCAGAGTGGTAGACTAAATCTGGACGAGATGCATATACATCACCTAAAGCTTGTTGGCTAAAAGAGTGGTTACCAGAAGAAAATGGACCCGGTTGGTTGTTAGAGTGCATGTAGAGATGTTCAGCAAGATCTAGAGAATTTACATTGTCTACTTTCATCCCAGGAGCAGCAGCAGAATGAGCAGACCTGGCAAATGCTGTAGGGCTGGGGTCAAAAGTTCCTCGCTGCTGTTGCTCCCGCAAAGCATGATTCCTTTTAGAATTGCTGATTTGCTCTTCAAAAGATGAAAGCCTCTTCTGGTGAAGATCTGAACCATTCAACTCCATTGATTGAGCACGGGGATGAATGCCAGGATTCCTAACAAACTGACCAACTTCATCTACAGACAAAGAACCAGCAAGTTGTCTATCCTCCTCTATTCCTAATTGTTGGCTCAGCGCCCTAGATAACTGCTGCACTTGAAATTGCTCTCGTTGAAGACGGAGCTGATGCTCCAAAGGAAGCATATTTCCATACTTTGCTTGCGACATGAAATCCAAAAAATCAGCCTGTTGCCCTTGGACTGCACTCTGGTTAATCTTTGCTTGGATGATCTGCTCCAGTGATGGATCCAGGTGCCTTGATGCTTGAGAATTATTCTGCAATTCACTTAGAAGATGCCTTTGTAATTGAACCTGATCGAGTTGGATGTCTCTAGCAGCATCAAATACATCCTGACCATAGCCAGGATCAGAAATCTGATGCTCAAGCAATTGATCAAGAAGAATCTGTTGAGCTTGAGAATTCTGCTGCTGTAGATGTTGTTGTTGCAACTGCTGCAACAGTTCAATTTGGTGGTGACGAAGCTCCTGCTGCCGCTGAAGTTCCAACTGCCGTTGATGCTGCTGAAGTTCCAACTGCTGCTGCCGCTGAAGCTCCAACAGACGTTGATGCTGCTGAAGCTCCAACTGCTGCTGCCGCTGAAGCTCCAATTGCTGCTGCCGCTGATGCTCCAATTGCTGCTGCCGCTGATGCTCCAACTGCTGCTGCCGCTGATGCTCCAACTGCTGCTGCCGCTGATGCTCCAACTGCTGCTGCCTCTGAAGCTCCAACTGATGCTGCTGCCGTTGTAGTTCCAACTGCCGCTGCTGTTCAAATTGAAGTTCCAAAACATGTTCCATATGCGGAGCTGAATGATGGACTGTCTGCTGATGGTTGAGATTCTTGCTCTGCATCAGATCAAAACTATGGATGTGCTCCACACCAAATCCGGTCGAATGTGGAAGggcatgaaaaaaattatttttctcttgAAGAGGTTCATTGGGCATCTTTTTTGACATTAAGTGCTGTACCAGGTCCAAACCATTGTGTTCTTGGTCCCTGTGAGATAATGGCCTAGCACCAGTAGTGCCTAGATGAATGTTAGGATTAAACACAGCATTTCTTCTATGATCATCAGACCAAGCCTCTGGGAGCAACTCATCACCTCGATGAGGTGCATTGGTTTTTGAAAATTCATTTGCAATGGATAAATGACTTGCAGGATGACGCAAAGGATCTTGCATCTCAGCAGAAACTTTCAAAGGGTCAACACCAGCACTTCCAGGCCTTCCCGGAAAAACGATTTCTGCATCACACATGGAAAGGCAGGCATCATTAACAGAGTCAATAATTAACAATATAAACAGTAGGTGCAACCCGTTGAACTTACCATCAGCTTGAGCAACAGCAAAATTATGGATGTTTGGATCTTCATAAAATTGGTGCTCAGAATTATAACTTTGAGAAGGCCCTCTTAAATGAAAGTTAGTACCAGATGTCTCAAAAGGAGACAAAGATTGCTGCTGCTCACGTCCAATGACAGATCCCTGAGCAGAAGCAGCAGAAGAAGAAGATATGGTCTCTTCCAAGCTCCCTTCAAAACGATCAGGTACTCGCATTCTGGTAACTGCACTAACACTGGAGGCTGAACCAGGATTCATTCTTAGGTGAGGCATGACTTCACCAAGTTCTTGGAAAGGCGACCCATCAGGAGCATTTGCCAATCGAACAGGTAAATCTGTACCAAAATAACCTTGCTCAAACCATGAAATTATGTCGATCCCCAAATACGGTCCCTGAATAACCCCTTGAGGATCAAGATAGCACAGGCTCATATCCTCAGGAGGCATAGCACTTTCCAGTGAATGTGCAGGAATATTGCCCTCAACATTTATCGAGTTACAGCCTAGAGTAGGCTGTAGTGACGGAAAACCAAACAGAGAACTTGAGTCTTCAGGAAGCTCGCCCCCCCCAAATTTCATGGATGATCCATTGTCTTTCACATTAGAGTCCTTCTGTATTTTCAAATCAGCTACTTGCTGATTATCAAAAGATTTTAATTCATCCATGTAATTTGTGGAACCACCAATCTCCCTATCTGACCCCAAAGCATTGGTTACATCTAAATCAGATGGTGGCATGCATCTCTGTCCACCTTTTGAACTATTCATTTCTGTAATGACAAACAGAAATTTTCATTAATATTATCCTTAACAGACTGCCGATAGCCAACAACTAAAATCGAAAGTTTCCTACCCTTGCTCATAATCATCTGTGAATCTGACACATAAAATGTCTCAGCATGACTCCCCTCAAAATTATTGTTTACAGCAGCCTTCTCACCAGGTTCAACACTATCCTTCCTGTTAACTGAGAAACACTCTTTTCCTTCACCTGAAATCACAGGGCAAATAACTTATCATGTCAAGGGTATCTTAATTATTTACTAGGTAGGTAAGTTACAACATAAATGAAACACTAGAAGCAATGCTATCATTTGATCCCTACTTGCATCCATAAATGAGTTGTAGACCACTTCACTGCTTATTGTTTTCCCTTTCCATATTTCTCCAAGGACAGCCTGTAAGAATCGCGCAAGAAAATTTTAGGCAACCATATAGAAGGATAAAGATGAGTACATTTTTCTTCTATAAATCAAACTAGAAGGATCAGACCTCTTCCTCTGCATCAGGAGGAACAAATGCCAAAGGCACAACAATTTCTTTTTGTGTTACTGTGGATAAATGATCCATCTCATCAGGTAGGTTGTCAAAATTTGGAGCAGTCCTTTGTTTGCGGTACATGTCAAGGAGTTTTCCTCTTGGGTAGGAATATGCATTGAGGGTCATGTTTTTATCCACAGGAAGAGCTCCAATAACAGAAGCAGGTTGTGGCCTCCCAATTTGTAGGCTAGCATTGGAATTTGGCCTTCCTCGTCCTGCTGCAAAACCCACATTTGATCTCTCCACTCGTCCCCTCTCCAAACCAAATCCTGGAGCACTGCGGTAAGAAGCAGACCCACCTGCATGAACTTCCAACCGATGACGTGGCCTCCATTTATCACGAGAATCATTCTCGCGCTCAGAAGCTGTGCGCCCCCCACCGGCAAGTGCATGTTTGTCAGAAGGGGCATCTTCCTTCTTAGCATCTGTCCTCTTCTCATTTCGAGAATCCTTTTCTTTGTCTTCAAGACCCCATCTCGAAGACCACTTGTTGTCCCTTCGAGATTCATGCCCTGAACTACGATTACTAACATCTTGACGTCGTTCTGAAGACAACAAAGTCCTATTTTCAGGAGCATCCATTGTTGAAGAAATATCAGTGCGACAGTCTTCTTTTCTGCGATCTCTTCGACCAAGTAAGCTTGTTTCCCTCTCCTCTTCACGCCAGTGTCGGCTGCTTTCAAGATCAGGTGCAGTCCTCCTCCATTCTTTCTTGTCCTGAGAACTATCTAAACGCCAACTATCTTTCAGATTCGGATCGCCAGGGGTTCCATGAGGCAATAAATTCGGAGCTTTTGTATCCTGTTAAGAGGAAACAAATTATAAAACTGAAACAATacaaaccaaaatgaaaaatagcCACAAGCTTTAAGTCAAATATATATTTGTGATGAGCATAATAaaccaagaaaataaaaataatttcttcaaatctAGTCAAGCTACTTTTTTTTGAAACCATATACACTACTTACCCATACTTCCTCTACAGAAAAGCAAATGAAACTAGAAACCAacaaattaaacacttatatgGCAACCAGCACCCTTAAAACATTTGATAAGAGAAATAAAAGTGCCATACCCCAGATGCTCCAACAGTTAATGTCTTTGCTTCGGCTACTTTAGAGTAGAGCCACTGTGGGGACAGAGGTATGCTGCTCTCCGAAGTTGGTTGATCTATTGGTcacaaaagtaaaaagaaaaaaagaaaaataagaagttAAACTCTTGCAAGAAAAGAGCTTCCtgtgattttaaaaatacaagatttcaacattaagataaatattattacCTTTGTTATCATCAAGTAGCCCCGTTAGTCCTTTCTCCTCCAAGTTCCTATCCCAAGCTTCATCTAACAATAACAGAAACTAAGATAAGTACGGCATAGGTGAAGCTGTAGAAACTGTCTAACCTCACTTTTCAAGCTTGTTTTCATGCAGtccttaaaacaaaaaaaatgcttTGAGATTGAACTGCCAAGTTTCCTAATTGTAACAGATGAACGTTTCGTTTAATAATCTTTCCGCATAATTAGAATAAAACGTGCTGTAGTACTATATATCAACTTCAGGGCCGACAGTTAAAATCTGCCAATAATTTTGAGAAGTAACTAAAGTGATATTCTCTAATCACCGGAGAATTTGAAAGGAGCGATTTGAGCTGATACAATTTTACATAGAAACAATCgtgaatttccttttttttttcctttctggCGAAAACCATTAAATTAATGCGCGGTAACAGaaagaaattaaacaaaattgAACGAGATCTTAGGGGAAAATAAATGAATCATCAACGCAATCTGAAATTtagaattaataaattaaactattca is part of the Gossypium hirsutum isolate 1008001.06 chromosome D11, Gossypium_hirsutum_v2.1, whole genome shotgun sequence genome and encodes:
- the LOC107911735 gene encoding protein ESSENTIAL FOR POTEXVIRUS ACCUMULATION 1, translated to MADGKLDLPDDLLPSKIGSDHFAKDEAWDRNLEEKGLTGLLDDNKDQPTSESSIPLSPQWLYSKVAEAKTLTVGASGDTKAPNLLPHGTPGDPNLKDSWRLDSSQDKKEWRRTAPDLESSRHWREEERETSLLGRRDRRKEDCRTDISSTMDAPENRTLLSSERRQDVSNRSSGHESRRDNKWSSRWGLEDKEKDSRNEKRTDAKKEDAPSDKHALAGGGRTASERENDSRDKWRPRHRLEVHAGGSASYRSAPGFGLERGRVERSNVGFAAGRGRPNSNASLQIGRPQPASVIGALPVDKNMTLNAYSYPRGKLLDMYRKQRTAPNFDNLPDEMDHLSTVTQKEIVVPLAFVPPDAEEEAVLGEIWKGKTISSEVVYNSFMDASEGKECFSVNRKDSVEPGEKAAVNNNFEGSHAETFYVSDSQMIMSKEMNSSKGGQRCMPPSDLDVTNALGSDREIGGSTNYMDELKSFDNQQVADLKIQKDSNVKDNGSSMKFGGGELPEDSSSLFGFPSLQPTLGCNSINVEGNIPAHSLESAMPPEDMSLCYLDPQGVIQGPYLGIDIISWFEQGYFGTDLPVRLANAPDGSPFQELGEVMPHLRMNPGSASSVSAVTRMRVPDRFEGSLEETISSSSAASAQGSVIGREQQQSLSPFETSGTNFHLRGPSQSYNSEHQFYEDPNIHNFAVAQADEIVFPGRPGSAGVDPLKVSAEMQDPLRHPASHLSIANEFSKTNAPHRGDELLPEAWSDDHRRNAVFNPNIHLGTTGARPLSHRDQEHNGLDLVQHLMSKKMPNEPLQEKNNFFHALPHSTGFGVEHIHSFDLMQSKNLNHQQTVHHSAPHMEHVLELQFEQQRQLELQRQQHQLELQRQQQLEHQRQQQLEHQRQQQLEHQRQQQLEHQRQQQLELQRQQQLELQQHQRLLELQRQQQLELQQHQRQLELQRQQELRHHQIELLQQLQQQHLQQQNSQAQQILLDQLLEHQISDPGYGQDVFDAARDIQLDQVQLQRHLLSELQNNSQASRHLDPSLEQIIQAKINQSAVQGQQADFLDFMSQAKYGNMLPLEHQLRLQREQFQVQQLSRALSQQLGIEEDRQLAGSLSVDEVGQFVRNPGIHPRAQSMELNGSDLHQKRLSSFEEQISNSKRNHALREQQQRGTFDPSPTAFARSAHSAAAPGMKVDNVNSLDLAEHLYMHSNNQPGPFSSGNHSFSQQALGDVYASRPDLVYHSGENEQLENSWAGKQMQQLNLEADLQRRESEVDSSTWASAGGIHEKSKKALMDLLHQKLGIQSRRSSEGDYQYSTSSSRGRESFWPVSEPQASNFHVNNSYLEGPQNSNSGALLQDHLFGVAASGGVNQVVNCERMPHKSNPGSFAEDQSLLLGAEDLSSSSYADASLVSKSAVDKELGELEGKEKKNGLKSMISRSGSLSGSEDNILEQVEMPLDCADLQSRTHIRHSSLSTGGNGRLYSNEIGLEKSVEDRPNERLLSGVPKGVDKVAQISSSQDVFSDQNTVPFVKQKSLTSQAKRTVETEASGKKDVSMRRTSSYNEAAVSEASFMEILKKPALHGAEVPVYGSAFEPPSSDGASQAGRSGKKKGKKGRQIDPALLGFKVTSNRILMGEIHGLDD